A genome region from Carassius gibelio isolate Cgi1373 ecotype wild population from Czech Republic chromosome A23, carGib1.2-hapl.c, whole genome shotgun sequence includes the following:
- the LOC127944697 gene encoding sodium/hydrogen exchanger 8 isoform X1, whose protein sequence is MFMNTMSFRNRAVVIAVFFIILTVDLGRFAAADDETNSKNDKESASYKDVSDVQHENTADGDHQSRLNDTESPINETLQSTTPVAKAMPPEPPRNEPILPEQTGVKAQEEEQSSGMSIFFSLLVIGICIILVHLLIKFKLHFLPESVAVVSLGILMGAVIKIIESQQLANWKEEEMFRPNMFFLLLLPPIIFESGYSLHKGNFFQNIGSITLFAVFGTAISAFIVGGGIYFLGQADVIYKMSMTDSFAFGSLISAVDPVATIAIFNALNVDPVLNMLVFGESILNDAVSIVLTNTAEGFVGSDVSTGWETFVQALGYFLKMFFGSAALGTLTGLISAIALKHFDMRKTPSLEFGMMIIFAYLPYGLAEGIKLSGIMAILFSGIVMSHYTHHNLSPVTQILMQQTLRTVAFMCETCVFAFLGLSIFSFPHKFELSFVIWCIVLVLVGRAVNIFPLSFLLNFCRDHKITPKMMFIMWFSGLRGAIPYALSLHLGLEPIEKRQLIGTTTIVIVLFTILLLGGGTMPLIRIMDIEESQSRRKNKKDINLSKTEKMGNAIESEHLSELTEEEYEAHIFQRQDLKGFLWLDAKYLNPFFTRRLTQEDLLHGRIQMKTLTNKWYEEVRQGPSGSEDEDDEAELL, encoded by the exons ATGTTTATGAACACGATGAGTTTCAGGAATCGCGCTGTTGTGATCGCGGTGTTCTTCATTATATTGACGGTTGATCTCGGGCGGTTTGCGGCAGCAGATGACGAGACAAACAGTAAAAACGATAAAGAATCTGCCAGTTATAAAGATGTCAGTGATGTACAGCATGAGAATACAGCTGATGGAGATCACCAGAGCAG GTTAAATGACACCGAGAGCCCCATCAATGAGACGCTTCAGTCCACCACCCCTGTGGCCAAGGCCATGCCCCCCGAGCCGCCCAGGAACGAGCCCATCCTGCCGGAGCAGACGGGCGTCAAGGCCCAGGAGGAGGAGCAGTCCAGCGGGATGAGCATCTTCTTCAGCCTGCTGGTCATCG GTATCTGTATTATATTGGTGCACCTGCTGATCAAATTCAAGCTGCACTTTTTGCCTGAGAGTGTGGCTGTGGTTTCTCTGG GGATCCTGATGGGAGCAGTTATCAAGATCATCGAGTCGCAGCAGTTGGCCAACTGGAAG GAAGAAGAGATGTTTCGTCCAAATATGTTTTTCCTGTTACTTCTACCACCAATCATTTTTGAGTCTGGATACTCATTACACAAG GGGAATTTCTTCCAAAACATCGGCTCGATCACGTTATTCGCCGTCTTTGGAACGGCGATCTCCGCCTTCATCGTGGGAGGGGGGATCTATTTCCTGGGACAG GCCGATGTTATTTACAAGATGTCGATGACAGACAG TTTTGCGTTTGGGTCTCTGATCTCGGCCGTGGATCCGGTCGCCACTATCGCCATATTTAACGCTCTGAACGTGGATCCTGTGCTCAATATGCTGGTGTTCGGAGAGAGCATCCTAAACGACGCTGTGTCCATCGTACTAACAAA cacgGCCGAGGGCTTCGTGGGCTCAGATGTCTCTACAGGCTGGGAAACCTTCGTGCAGGCGCTCGGTTACTTCCTGAAGATGTTCTTTGGGTCGGCTGCTTTGGGCACACTCACTGGTCTCATCTCTGCCATC GCCCTGAAGCACTTCGACATGAGGAAGACCCCGTCTCTGGAGTTTGGGATGATGATTATATTTGCATACCTCCCGTATGGTCTGGCCGAGGGCATCAAACTCTCCG gGATCATGGCCATTCTGTTCTCCGGTATCGTCATGTCTCATTACACTCATCATAACCTATCACCGGTCACTCAGATCCTGATGCAGCAGACGCTCCGGACCGTGGCCTTCATGTGCG AGACCTGTGTGTTTGCCTTCCTGGGGCTGTCCATCTTCAGCTTCCCTCATAAGTTCGAGCTGTCGTTTGTCATCTGGTGTATA GTTCTGGTTCTCGTCGGCCGGGCGGTGAATATCTTCCCCCTCTCCTTTCTGCTCAACTTCTGCAGAGATCATAAAATCACCCCTAAAATGATGTTCATCATGTGGTTCAGTG GTCTGCGGGGGGCGATCCCGTACGCCCTCAGTCTTCACCTGGGACTGGAGCCAATAGAGAAGAGGCAGCTGATCGGCACCACCACCATCGTCATCGTGCTCTTCACCATCCTGCTGCTGGGGGGCGGGACCATGCCCCTCATCCGCATCATGGACATCGAGGAGAGCCAATCACGGCGCAAGAACAAAAAAGACATCAACCTGAGCAAAACTGAGAAGATG ggtaATGCCATTGAATCTGAGCATCTGTCGGAGTTGACAGAGGAGGAGTATGAAGCTCACATCTTTCAGAGGCAGGATCTGAAGGGTTTCCTGTGGCTTGATGCCAAGTATCTGAACCCTTTCTTCACCCGTAGACTCACACAAGAG GACCTGCTGCATGGGCGGATCCAGATGAAGACGCTCACTAATAAGTGGTATGAGGAGGTGCGTCAGGGTCCGTCCGGCTCTGAGGATGAGGACGATGAGGCAGAACTGCTCTGA
- the LOC127944697 gene encoding sodium/hydrogen exchanger 8 isoform X2 produces MFMNTMSFRNRAVVIAVFFIILTVDLGRFAAADDETNSKNDKESASYKDVSDVQHENTADGDHQSRLNDTESPINETLQSTTPVAKAMPPEPPRNEPILPEQTGVKAQEEEQSSGMSIFFSLLVIGICIILVHLLIKFKLHFLPESVAVVSLGILMGAVIKIIESQQLANWKEEEMFRPNMFFLLLLPPIIFESGYSLHKGNFFQNIGSITLFAVFGTAISAFIVGGGIYFLGQADVIYKMSMTDSFAFGSLISAVDPVATIAIFNALNVDPVLNMLVFGESILNDAVSIVLTNTAEGFVGSDVSTGWETFVQALGYFLKMFFGSAALGTLTGLISAIALKHFDMRKTPSLEFGMMIIFAYLPYGLAEGIKLSGIMAILFSGIVMSHYTHHNLSPVTQILMQQTLRTVAFMCETCVFAFLGLSIFSFPHKFELSFVIWCIGNAIESEHLSELTEEEYEAHIFQRQDLKGFLWLDAKYLNPFFTRRLTQEDLLHGRIQMKTLTNKWYEEVRQGPSGSEDEDDEAELL; encoded by the exons ATGTTTATGAACACGATGAGTTTCAGGAATCGCGCTGTTGTGATCGCGGTGTTCTTCATTATATTGACGGTTGATCTCGGGCGGTTTGCGGCAGCAGATGACGAGACAAACAGTAAAAACGATAAAGAATCTGCCAGTTATAAAGATGTCAGTGATGTACAGCATGAGAATACAGCTGATGGAGATCACCAGAGCAG GTTAAATGACACCGAGAGCCCCATCAATGAGACGCTTCAGTCCACCACCCCTGTGGCCAAGGCCATGCCCCCCGAGCCGCCCAGGAACGAGCCCATCCTGCCGGAGCAGACGGGCGTCAAGGCCCAGGAGGAGGAGCAGTCCAGCGGGATGAGCATCTTCTTCAGCCTGCTGGTCATCG GTATCTGTATTATATTGGTGCACCTGCTGATCAAATTCAAGCTGCACTTTTTGCCTGAGAGTGTGGCTGTGGTTTCTCTGG GGATCCTGATGGGAGCAGTTATCAAGATCATCGAGTCGCAGCAGTTGGCCAACTGGAAG GAAGAAGAGATGTTTCGTCCAAATATGTTTTTCCTGTTACTTCTACCACCAATCATTTTTGAGTCTGGATACTCATTACACAAG GGGAATTTCTTCCAAAACATCGGCTCGATCACGTTATTCGCCGTCTTTGGAACGGCGATCTCCGCCTTCATCGTGGGAGGGGGGATCTATTTCCTGGGACAG GCCGATGTTATTTACAAGATGTCGATGACAGACAG TTTTGCGTTTGGGTCTCTGATCTCGGCCGTGGATCCGGTCGCCACTATCGCCATATTTAACGCTCTGAACGTGGATCCTGTGCTCAATATGCTGGTGTTCGGAGAGAGCATCCTAAACGACGCTGTGTCCATCGTACTAACAAA cacgGCCGAGGGCTTCGTGGGCTCAGATGTCTCTACAGGCTGGGAAACCTTCGTGCAGGCGCTCGGTTACTTCCTGAAGATGTTCTTTGGGTCGGCTGCTTTGGGCACACTCACTGGTCTCATCTCTGCCATC GCCCTGAAGCACTTCGACATGAGGAAGACCCCGTCTCTGGAGTTTGGGATGATGATTATATTTGCATACCTCCCGTATGGTCTGGCCGAGGGCATCAAACTCTCCG gGATCATGGCCATTCTGTTCTCCGGTATCGTCATGTCTCATTACACTCATCATAACCTATCACCGGTCACTCAGATCCTGATGCAGCAGACGCTCCGGACCGTGGCCTTCATGTGCG AGACCTGTGTGTTTGCCTTCCTGGGGCTGTCCATCTTCAGCTTCCCTCATAAGTTCGAGCTGTCGTTTGTCATCTGGTGTATA ggtaATGCCATTGAATCTGAGCATCTGTCGGAGTTGACAGAGGAGGAGTATGAAGCTCACATCTTTCAGAGGCAGGATCTGAAGGGTTTCCTGTGGCTTGATGCCAAGTATCTGAACCCTTTCTTCACCCGTAGACTCACACAAGAG GACCTGCTGCATGGGCGGATCCAGATGAAGACGCTCACTAATAAGTGGTATGAGGAGGTGCGTCAGGGTCCGTCCGGCTCTGAGGATGAGGACGATGAGGCAGAACTGCTCTGA